The following are encoded together in the Monodelphis domestica isolate mMonDom1 chromosome 5, mMonDom1.pri, whole genome shotgun sequence genome:
- the FAM237B gene encoding protein FAM237B isoform X1 translates to MSCVYRRWWYLQLSSILMMNLVTANFEIQKQALASISSGNLEEIDHECWELCSMMLIEMKKLKIANTVPGFWNFMMFLQKSNRPRHYNIFINLAQDFWSMYVDCALSRAHGMGRRQLTIPQGWILQRIGSRSMGEKTIKTSNRMTSV, encoded by the exons ATGAGCTGTGTTTATAGGAGATGGTGGTACCTACAGCTGAGCAGCATACTAATGATGAACCTGGTCACTGCCAATTTTGAAATCCAAAAGCAAGCTCTTGCAAGCATCAGTTCGGGGAACCTAGAAGAAATTGATCATGAGTGCTGGGAGCTTTGCTCCATGATGTTGatagaaatgaaaaaactgaagataGCCAATACCGTTCCTGGATTTTGGAACTTTATGATGTTCTTGCAGAAATCCAACAGACCTCGTCATTATAATATCTTCATCAACTTAGCCCAGGATTTCTGGAGTATGTATGTAGACTGTGCGCTGTCAAGGGCTCATGGAATGGGAAGAAGACAGCTGACCATCCCTCAG GGTTGGATCTTACAACGCATTGGTTCTAGGAGCATGGGAGAGAAGACTATTAAAACATCAAACAGGATGACGTCTGTGTGA
- the FAM237B gene encoding protein FAM237B isoform X2, whose product MSCVYRRWWYLQLSSILMMNLVTANFEIQKQALASISSGNLEEIDHECWELCSMMLIEMKKLKIANTVPGFWNFMMFLQKSNRPRHYNIFINLAQDFWSMYVDCALSRAHGMGRRQLTIPQVYFNISMKDRLDLTTHWF is encoded by the exons ATGAGCTGTGTTTATAGGAGATGGTGGTACCTACAGCTGAGCAGCATACTAATGATGAACCTGGTCACTGCCAATTTTGAAATCCAAAAGCAAGCTCTTGCAAGCATCAGTTCGGGGAACCTAGAAGAAATTGATCATGAGTGCTGGGAGCTTTGCTCCATGATGTTGatagaaatgaaaaaactgaagataGCCAATACCGTTCCTGGATTTTGGAACTTTATGATGTTCTTGCAGAAATCCAACAGACCTCGTCATTATAATATCTTCATCAACTTAGCCCAGGATTTCTGGAGTATGTATGTAGACTGTGCGCTGTCAAGGGCTCATGGAATGGGAAGAAGACAGCTGACCATCCCTCAGGTTTATTTCAACATTTCCATGAAAGAta GGTTGGATCTTACAACGCATTGGTTCTAG